The sequence GCGGCACTTCTGCTTGTGAAAAAATATTTAAAACCGATCCGCTGGTTCGTCGACCATGGCAAACCGATCACATTCACCGATCCGCAGGGTCAGGACCATGTGTACGGGTATCCCATCTGGTTCGCACTCGTATTCACCTTTTTCATCGGCCTGACGTCAGGTCTTTTCGGGATCGGCGGCGGAGCGATGCTCGTGCCGGGAATGATCCTGCTGTTCCTGTTCCCGCCCCACGTGGCGGTCGGCACATCGATGCTCATGGTGTTCCTGTCCGCGCTTGTGAATTCAGGGACGCATATCTATCTCGGCCATGTGCCCTGGCTGTATTCGCTCGCAGTCATTCCGGGCGCCTATATCGGCGGCACGGTCGGTTCGATGCTGAATAAGAAGCTGAGCTCCGAAGCGCTCGTTGTCGTATTGCGTATATTGCTTCTGCTGTTCGGGGTCAATTCAATCATTGACGGAATCTGGGGATGATCGGCATTACACAGAAAACGGAAACGATCCATATCTATCATACGAATGATGTACACAGCCATTTTGACAACTGGCCGGGCATCCACGAGTATCTGCTCCAGCAGCGCAAACAGCATGAGCTGGCTGGAGAATCGGTCTTCGTGTTCGATCTCGGGGACTTCGTGGACCGCTCGCACCCTTTCACGGAAGCGACACATGGGAAAGGGAATACCGAATTGCTGAACCGGGCCCGCTACGATGCGGTTACGATCGGCAACAATGAAGGGATCACACTGCCTCCGGAAGATCTTGCACATCTGTACGATGACGCGGCGTTCGATGTCATCGTCGCAAACCTGTCGGAAGCGGGCGGCCGTCCGCTGGAGTGGGCAGTCCCTTATGAACAATACGAGACAGCACAGGGCACTTCAGTTGCCGTCATTGCAGCGACAGCGGTCTATGAAGCCTTCTACGGGAAGCTCGGCTGGGCTGTCAGTGAGCCACTGCCCATCCTGAAGACACTCGCGGAACAGCTGAAAGAAACATCCGATGTGGTCATCTGCCTGTCCCATCTGGGGATCCATGAAGACAGAAAACTTGCAGCGGAGACGGGGGACATCGATGTCATCCTCGGTGCACACACTCATCACCTGTTCCTGCGCGGTGAATGGGAAGGAACTACCCTTCTCGCCGCCACCGGCAAATACGGGCAGTATGTCGGCCATATGTGCATCACGCTGGAAGCCGGACAAATCACGGACAGGGCAGCTGCCGTCATACCGGCTGAACAGCTGGATGCTCCGCCGGCAGCGGAGCGGGCGTTCGGACTTTTCCTGCAGGCGGGTGAGGAACTGCTTGATGAAACTGTGTTCAAGTCCCCGTGTCCGCTCAGCCAGAATCTGTCGGGTCCGAGCGGCCTGTCGGATTTCTTCGGAAGGGCGCTGCTGGCGTATACAGGTGCGGACTGCGCACTATTCAATGCCGGTCTGTTTCTCGGGAGCCTGCCGGAAGGGGATGTGACGCTGCGCGATCTGCACCGCGTTCTGCCGCATCCCATCAATGCCTGTGTCATGACGGTGACCGGCCGGGCACTGCTCGAGTATTGGATCATTTCGGATGATCCTTCATGGATCCGTACGGAAGTGAGAGGGCTCGGCTTCCGGGGCACGATGATGGGGGCCATGATCCAGACCCGGCTTTCAATGGAAGACGGCCTGCTGTACATAGGGAGCGAGCGTGTCCGGATGGATGGGACCTATAAGCTGGCCACCCTGGACATGTTCACATTCGGCTTCTTCTACCCGGACATGAAGTCCGAAAAGATCGATTATCTCGTCCCTGAACTGATCCGGGATATCGCCGGCTGGTATGGCAGGCAGCTTGGAAACTGACATAGGCAGCACCCCCCTTTCATAGGATATGAAAAGGAGGTGCTGCCTTTTTGAGATTCCATACGCAAGTTCCGAAGCGGAAGAAATCGAAAGGCAGATGGCTCAAAATCCTCCTGCCGTCGTTAGTGGTGGCGATCGTCTTCAGTTTCTATTATCTGAATGCCAAACTGACACCCGTCTACATGAAATATGCTGAGGTGCAGACACGTAAAATAGCGGCGCACGTCATCAGCCAGGCGATCCAATCCAGGTCGGACAGTGTCCTGGATGTCAATGATGTGCTCATCAATATCCCGAACGATTCAAAAGAGACCGTGACGATGAAAGTCGATGCCGAGACGATCAGTCAGATCATGGCGGAGATCCATGAGCTTGTGGAGGAGCATCTGGACCGGGCGGAATCCGGAGATCTGGCAATGCTGCCGGACGGGGAAGGGATCGACTTTGACACTGAGGAAATGGAGAAACACGGCGGGGTCGTCTTTTTCGTGCCGATCGGGCAGGTGGCGGGCATTCCGCTGCTCGGTAATCTTGGCCCGAAAATACCGATCCGTTTCCATATCATCGGTGATGTCCATGGCAATATCGATACGAAAATCACGGAATACGGCATTAACAACGTGTATATGGAAGTGAACATAATCCTGGAAGTCAATGTTGAAATCATCATCCCGGTGGCGACAAAACAGAGTACTGTCGAGCATTCCTTCCCAGTGGCGATCGGCATCATCCAGGGAGTCGTACCTCAAATCTACACGAAGGGGGGACAGAGTCCGGCTAATATCGAAGTGCCGATGGGCGACACGAATGCTCCGTAAGCTCCCTTGCATGTCCCTTCACTATCTGGTATGCTGAAAAGGTAATATCATATTCGATAGGGTAGAGGCTGCATTGCTTATGAGTATCACATGCGAGAGTGACGTTGAAGACCATGTGAAAAAGGAAGTTTTGCCGAAGCCGTATGGAGGTCATCTCCATTGCGGTTGGGGTCATTTCGAACAGGAATGGCACTGTCATGGACGTTATATTGTCCGTGATGAGCTACAATCGTCAGTTGGATAACGAACGTGATTATCAAACAAACGACATGTAGACAGCCGGTGCCCGGTACACTTTCACAAGTGAGCGGGTGCCGGCTTTTTGTTTTCCCGCATACCCGAAAACAAAGGAGGAAATTGGAATGATCGGTACTTGGCTTTCGATTCTGCCGCCCGTAATTGCGATTGTCATGGTGTTGACAACGAAGCGGGTCCTGCTGTCACTGAGCGCAGGAATTTTGTCGGCTGCGCTGCTCGTCGCATCGTTCGCACCGGGGGAAACGGCTATGCAGCTCGGAAAAGCACTGGCTGTCTCCTTCTGGGACGATGGCGCACTTAATACGTACAATATTTACATCATGGTGTTCATCCTCTTTCTCGGCGTCATCACCGCGCTCGTCAGCCTGTCAGGCGGCAGCCGGGCATTTGCCGAATGGGCTGTGAAACGCATCCGGACGCGGCGGAGTGCGAAACTGCTGACAGTCGCTGTCGGGATCGCCATCTTCGTGGATGACTACTTCAACGCACTGGCAGTCGGGCAGATTGCACGGCCGATCACCGACCGCCATCAGATTTCACGCGCAAAACTCGCATACTTCATCGACTCGACATCCGCCCCGGTCTGCGTCATTTCCCCGGTTTCGAGCTGGGGGGCATTCCTGATCGGACAGCTGACGCTGATCCTGGCGACAACTACAGCAGTGAACTATTCACCGCTTGGGGCCTTCCTGCTGATGGCCCCTATGAACTTCTATGCTCTCGCTACACTCGCCATGGTCTTCTTCTTCGCCTGGACGAATGTCGATTTCTTCACCATGAAGAAACACGAAAGACGGGCAGAGGAAACAGGCCAGCTGTTCGATCCTGAAAAAGAGATACCGGGACAGTTGAAAGACGAGTTTCCCGAGCATGCCCACGGTCATGTGCGCGATCTAGTCGCCCCGATTGTCACACTGGTGGCCGTCACTCTGACAGCGATGATCGTGACGGGATTCCGGATCGGCGGGGAACTCAACCTCTGGACGATTTTCGAAAATACGGATGTACCTCTGTCACTGGTCTTCGGCGGTGCTGCCGGCATACTTGCAGCGATCATCCTGTACGCCGCACAGTTCAAGGTGAATGAGACCGCTTCCGCCGGCCTGATCGGCAGAGCGTTCGTCAGCGGTGTGAAAGCGATGCTGCCGGCTGTGCTGATCCTGATCCTGGCCTGGTCGCTGACGCATCTCATCGACCTCCTGGAGACTGGGCTGTTCCTGTCCGAAGCCGTCTCGAAGTCGAATATTCCCGTCGGCTTCCTGCCGGTCGTATTGTTTGTCCTGGCCGGCCTGATGGCATTCTCGACAGGCACGTCGTGGGGGTCGTTCGGAATCCTGCTGCCGATAGCAGGGACGATCATGGTGAATGCTGCACCTGAGCTGCTTCTGCCGGCGCTGTCTGCAGTGCTTGCGGGCGCAGTGTTCGGTGACCATTGTTCGCCGATCTCCGATACGACGATCCTGTCGTCCACAGGGGCTGGCAGCAACCATATCGACCATGTTGCCACACAGCTGCCGTATGCACTTGTCGCAGCGGGGATTGCAACAGGAGGGTATATCGTGCTCGGTCTGACCGGTTCGATCTGGATAGGCCTCATCGCTGTCGTGATCATCCTTGCAGTCCTGTTCACTTTCTGGACGATGCGGTCCCGTCAGAATGCAGTGGCTCCTGCAGCTGAATAATAGGTGAAAGGTATTCTTCCATAGTTGTGGGGGATACCTTTTTTCTTGTTTCCCTGGAATTCATCAACTAGTTATTTAGAAATAGTTCCCATTATCCAGAGGACAGGAATGACGGGATAATGCTGATTTATCAATCTTGTAATAAGATTATGAAAATTTGTATAGACTGAATTAGAAGTTTGTTCTAGAATAGGGTTACAGACAGAAACGGCCGGCAGACAATCTGCTGATCCGCCTTGTGTTTTGCTTTCTGTCCAAATTTCAGAATAGTTAAAAATAAGGGGGAAGAGAAATGAAATTCAAAAGAGCATGGAGTTTACTGGCAGCAATGACGCTTGGCGTCGGTCTCCTGGCCGGCTGTTCAGACGGAGACGGAGATAAGGGCAGCGCTTCCGGTTCGAAAGACGGCGGCGACATCAAGGTAGGTGTGAACCTGGAATTGTCGGGAGCGGTCGCCTCGTATGGGACATCCGAAGCGGACGGCATCCAGCTGGCGGTCGATGAAATCAACGACGACGGCGGAATCGACGGCCAAAAGATCAAGCTCGTCAAAATCGATAACAAGTCCGATGCTGCGGAAGCAACGAACGCAGCTATCAAACTGACAACACAGGAAAACGTATCCGTCATCATCGGGGCTGCAACGAGCGGTGCGACAGTCGCACAGGCACAGATCGCCAATGACAATAAGACACCGCTCATCAGTCCGTCCGGCACAAGCCCGACCGTCACGGTCAATGAAAAGGGCGACGTGAACGAATATGTTTTCCGGACATCGTTCATCGATCCTTTCCAGGGGACTGTCGCAGCGAACTTCGCATATAACGACTTAGGCGTGAAGAATGTCGCCATCTATGCGGACAACTCGAGCGACTATTCGAAAGGCCTGGCCGCTTCATTCAAAGAGGACTTTGAGAAGGCTGGCGGGAAAGTGATCGCGGAAGAGTCCTATGTAGCGAAAGACTCGGACTTCCGTTCGACACTGACACGTATCAAATCCGCGAACCCTGAATTCATCTTCATCCCGGGCTATTACGAAGAAGTCGGACTGATCGTCAAGCAGGCGCGTGAAATGGGCATCGACGTTCCGCTCATGGGCGCCGATGGCTGGGATTCTCCGACACTGCTGGATCTGGCAGGCGCGGATGCGCTCAACAATACATTCACGACGAACCACTACTCAGCTGATGACCCGGATGGAGCCGTAAAAGCATTCAACGATAAGTTCAATGAGAAATACGGCAAGTCCCCGGATGCCTTCAATGCGCTCGGCTATGATACGGTGTACCTGCTGAAAGATGCAATTGAGCGGGCAGGCAGCGCAGATTCCACGAAAATCAAAGAGGCACTCGAAAAGACGGACGGACTGGATCTCGTAACCGGTACGTATTCCGTCGATGAAAATCACCATCCTGTCAAATCGGCCACCATCCTTGAATACAAAGATGGCGAGCAAGTGTTCAATACGAAGGTGAATCCGTAATATCAGGGGGGCGGGGGAACTCCCTCCCCCTTCTTTTTTTGGATGGAAGTCAGATGAGAAATAAGGAGTGAGACTTCATGGAATGGCTGCAGCAGCTCATCAACGGCATTTCGTTAGGCAGTATCTATGCGCTTATTGCGCTCGGCTATACGATGGTGTACGGCATTATCAAGCTGATCAACTTCGCGCACGGCGAAGTGTTCATGATCGGCGCATTCATCGGTTACATTTCTATTACCGGATGGGGCCTGAGCTTCTTTCCGGCACTGCTCCTGTCGATGGCGATCTGTGCGGTGATTGGCGTCATCATAGAACGTGTCGCGTATAAGCGTCTGCGAAACGCAACACGGATTGCGGCGCTCATCACGGCGATCGGCGTGTCCCTGCTCATTCAGAACGGAGTGATCTACATCCGGGGCGCACAGCCTGCTGCATACCCGGAAGTGTTCGCGAATAAGACATTCAATTTGTTCGGCGCACAGATCAGTACACAGGCGATCCTGATTCTGTCAGTCTCTGTTGTCCTGATGATCATCTTGCAGTTCGTTGTACATAAGACCAAGATCGGGAAAGCGATGCGCGCTGTCTCCTACGATGCGGAAGCTGCAAAACTGATGGGCATCAACGTGGATAACACGATTTCCGCAACGTTTGCGATCGGATCGGCGCTTGCCGGCGCGGCAGGTGTCATCTTCGGAATCTATTACACGAAGATCGATCCGCTGATGGGTGTTATCCCGGGTTTGAAGGCGTTTGTCGCTGCGGTGCTCGGAGGGATCGGCATCATCCCGGGTGCTGTCGCAGGCGGACTTGTCCTCGGTGTCGTGGAAACGGTTGTCAGCGCGCTCGGGTTCTCCCTGTGGCGCGATGCGGCGGCCTTCATCATCCTGATTCTGATCCTGATCTTCAAGCCTTCCGGCATCTTCGGCAAACACACAAGAGAGAAAGTGTAGGTGAAAGGAAATGATGAAAAAATCTAAGCAGTTCTGGGTGTTTGCCGGACTGGCGATCGTCTTCTATGCGGCTGTCCAGTTTGCGATCAGCGGAGGCTTCCTGAATAATTTCTACTCCAATACACTTATCTTCATGGGAATAAATATCATGCTTGCGGTCAGCCTGCACCTCGTCATCGGTATCACCGGACAGTTTTCCCTCGGCCATGCGGGATTCCTGGCGGTCGGCGCGTACGTCGCCGCGATCATGACGATGAAACTCGACCTGCCGTTCGTCGCTGCCATCCTGATCGGCGGCATCGCCGCAGCGCTTGCCGGGCTCGTCGTCGGGATTCCGAGTCTGCGTCTGCGCGGAGACTATCTGGCCATCGCCACGCTCGGGTTCGCGGAGATCATCCGGATCGTGTTCCTCAACATCGATTACGTCGGCGGCGCGGCCGGAATGCAGGTCACCCACCTGACGACGTGGACCTATACATTCATCTGCCTCTTCGTGACGATCCTCGTCATCGTGAACTTCACAAATTCCAGGCATGGGCGGGCCTGCATCGCAGTAAGGGAAAATGAAATCGCCGCTGACGCGATGGGCATCAACACGACGTACTACAAGGTACTCGCATTTGCAATCGGCTCGTTCTTTGCAGGCGTGGCAGGTGCGCTCTATGCGCATAACTTCTATATTATCCAGCCAGCGAACTTCGGGTTCCTGAAATCGATCGATATTCTGATCTATGTCGTGCTGGGCGGTCTTGGCAGTCTGTCAGGGGCGATCGTGGCAACTATCCTGCTGACGGTCGTCTCGACATTCCTGCAGGATTTCCCGGAAACCCGGATGATCCTTTACAGTCTCGTTCTGATCATCGTCATGCTCTACCGGCCGAAAGGGCTGATGGGCAAGCTGGAATTCACCGATTACTTGAAGATGTGGATGCGGCCGAAGGGAGGACGACAGCATGAGCAGTGACATCTTACTGGATGTCCAGAATACCGGCATCCAATTCGGCGGCTTGAAAGCTGTTTCCGGATTCGATATGAAAATCCATAAAGGGGAACTGGTCGGTCTGATCGGTCCGAACGGGGCCGGCAAGACGACGAGTTTCAACTTGCTGACGGGCGTTTATGTACCGACTGAAGGGGAAATCTTTTTCGACGGGAAGAAGATCAACGGCCTGCCGCCGTTCAAAGTGACGCGACTCGGCATGAGCCGGACGTTCCAGAATATC comes from Sporosarcina trichiuri and encodes:
- the yunB gene encoding sporulation protein YunB, with translation MRFHTQVPKRKKSKGRWLKILLPSLVVAIVFSFYYLNAKLTPVYMKYAEVQTRKIAAHVISQAIQSRSDSVLDVNDVLINIPNDSKETVTMKVDAETISQIMAEIHELVEEHLDRAESGDLAMLPDGEGIDFDTEEMEKHGGVVFFVPIGQVAGIPLLGNLGPKIPIRFHIIGDVHGNIDTKITEYGINNVYMEVNIILEVNVEIIIPVATKQSTVEHSFPVAIGIIQGVVPQIYTKGGQSPANIEVPMGDTNAP
- a CDS encoding bifunctional metallophosphatase/5'-nucleotidase: MIGITQKTETIHIYHTNDVHSHFDNWPGIHEYLLQQRKQHELAGESVFVFDLGDFVDRSHPFTEATHGKGNTELLNRARYDAVTIGNNEGITLPPEDLAHLYDDAAFDVIVANLSEAGGRPLEWAVPYEQYETAQGTSVAVIAATAVYEAFYGKLGWAVSEPLPILKTLAEQLKETSDVVICLSHLGIHEDRKLAAETGDIDVILGAHTHHLFLRGEWEGTTLLAATGKYGQYVGHMCITLEAGQITDRAAAVIPAEQLDAPPAAERAFGLFLQAGEELLDETVFKSPCPLSQNLSGPSGLSDFFGRALLAYTGADCALFNAGLFLGSLPEGDVTLRDLHRVLPHPINACVMTVTGRALLEYWIISDDPSWIRTEVRGLGFRGTMMGAMIQTRLSMEDGLLYIGSERVRMDGTYKLATLDMFTFGFFYPDMKSEKIDYLVPELIRDIAGWYGRQLGN
- a CDS encoding sulfite exporter TauE/SafE family protein gives rise to the protein MEYILLIAIGMLSGVVGSLVGLGGGTIFVPVTLLVGIDLGWIPHVTPQTVVGMSVIMMVFNGLSSTLYHLKAKTVDYRSGLIFFAGSVPGTIVGAFFNRGLDLNSFNIYFGLLLIFLAALLLVKKYLKPIRWFVDHGKPITFTDPQGQDHVYGYPIWFALVFTFFIGLTSGLFGIGGGAMLVPGMILLFLFPPHVAVGTSMLMVFLSALVNSGTHIYLGHVPWLYSLAVIPGAYIGGTVGSMLNKKLSSEALVVVLRILLLLFGVNSIIDGIWG
- a CDS encoding branched-chain amino acid ABC transporter permease, with the protein product MEWLQQLINGISLGSIYALIALGYTMVYGIIKLINFAHGEVFMIGAFIGYISITGWGLSFFPALLLSMAICAVIGVIIERVAYKRLRNATRIAALITAIGVSLLIQNGVIYIRGAQPAAYPEVFANKTFNLFGAQISTQAILILSVSVVLMIILQFVVHKTKIGKAMRAVSYDAEAAKLMGINVDNTISATFAIGSALAGAAGVIFGIYYTKIDPLMGVIPGLKAFVAAVLGGIGIIPGAVAGGLVLGVVETVVSALGFSLWRDAAAFIILILILIFKPSGIFGKHTREKV
- a CDS encoding branched-chain amino acid ABC transporter permease, whose product is MKKSKQFWVFAGLAIVFYAAVQFAISGGFLNNFYSNTLIFMGINIMLAVSLHLVIGITGQFSLGHAGFLAVGAYVAAIMTMKLDLPFVAAILIGGIAAALAGLVVGIPSLRLRGDYLAIATLGFAEIIRIVFLNIDYVGGAAGMQVTHLTTWTYTFICLFVTILVIVNFTNSRHGRACIAVRENEIAADAMGINTTYYKVLAFAIGSFFAGVAGALYAHNFYIIQPANFGFLKSIDILIYVVLGGLGSLSGAIVATILLTVVSTFLQDFPETRMILYSLVLIIVMLYRPKGLMGKLEFTDYLKMWMRPKGGRQHEQ
- a CDS encoding Na+/H+ antiporter NhaC family protein; the encoded protein is MIGTWLSILPPVIAIVMVLTTKRVLLSLSAGILSAALLVASFAPGETAMQLGKALAVSFWDDGALNTYNIYIMVFILFLGVITALVSLSGGSRAFAEWAVKRIRTRRSAKLLTVAVGIAIFVDDYFNALAVGQIARPITDRHQISRAKLAYFIDSTSAPVCVISPVSSWGAFLIGQLTLILATTTAVNYSPLGAFLLMAPMNFYALATLAMVFFFAWTNVDFFTMKKHERRAEETGQLFDPEKEIPGQLKDEFPEHAHGHVRDLVAPIVTLVAVTLTAMIVTGFRIGGELNLWTIFENTDVPLSLVFGGAAGILAAIILYAAQFKVNETASAGLIGRAFVSGVKAMLPAVLILILAWSLTHLIDLLETGLFLSEAVSKSNIPVGFLPVVLFVLAGLMAFSTGTSWGSFGILLPIAGTIMVNAAPELLLPALSAVLAGAVFGDHCSPISDTTILSSTGAGSNHIDHVATQLPYALVAAGIATGGYIVLGLTGSIWIGLIAVVIILAVLFTFWTMRSRQNAVAPAAE
- a CDS encoding ABC transporter substrate-binding protein, which produces MKFKRAWSLLAAMTLGVGLLAGCSDGDGDKGSASGSKDGGDIKVGVNLELSGAVASYGTSEADGIQLAVDEINDDGGIDGQKIKLVKIDNKSDAAEATNAAIKLTTQENVSVIIGAATSGATVAQAQIANDNKTPLISPSGTSPTVTVNEKGDVNEYVFRTSFIDPFQGTVAANFAYNDLGVKNVAIYADNSSDYSKGLAASFKEDFEKAGGKVIAEESYVAKDSDFRSTLTRIKSANPEFIFIPGYYEEVGLIVKQAREMGIDVPLMGADGWDSPTLLDLAGADALNNTFTTNHYSADDPDGAVKAFNDKFNEKYGKSPDAFNALGYDTVYLLKDAIERAGSADSTKIKEALEKTDGLDLVTGTYSVDENHHPVKSATILEYKDGEQVFNTKVNP